In the genome of Dyadobacter fermentans DSM 18053, the window GCTTCGAGACATTCCAGTACACGCTTGAAGAGCATATTTCCACTTTGCCGTTCAACCTGATCATCAAATTTGGGGAATATCCGCAAATGCAGCAGGACCTCGACAACGGCCTGCTCGACCTGATCGTGACCCCGCACCAGGGCCAGCAGCAGAACCTGCAATACAAAGCATTCTCCAAAGAACGGATCGTGCTGATCGCCGGCAGCCGCACCGACACCGGCGCGCTCCAAGACCTGCTGCACCAGCCCCGGAAAACGGAAGCAGCCAACTGGCTCAAACAGCAAACCTGGTACAGTACGGCCGCCGATATGGAGCATTTGAAAAATTTCTGGCTCAAAAACTTCGACCAGCACCCCGATTTCCGCCCCAACTACATCGTACCCAACATTTGCTCGATCATCCGTTGCCTCAGCGACGGCGAGGGTTTCTCCATCGTGCCGCACTTCCTGTGCGTAGAGGCCATCGAGGCCGGCCAGATCGTGCTGGTTTGGGAAGGCACCACACCTATGGAGAACACGCTGTACTTCGGAACGCGCAAGAAGACCATTTACCAGCAGGAGATCGCACAATTGCAGGAACTGTTCATCAGCAAATGGAAAGCGCCGGCTGTGCTGTCCGTAGCCTGACGCGCATGCCCGGCGCGCGAGCGGAACTTGCGGCGCGTTTCCTGCACCACCGGCCCTACCCGCCCTTGGCCGTGTCTATTTCGGAGGCCGAAGTGTCCAGTTCAACCATTTTCTGATTCCCGCCGCCTCGCTGCGGCGCTAGTTTTGGGAAAAAACCAATCGAAATGGACACCCCAAAACGCAACCGATTCCGCTCCGCCGCTACCATCCTCGCCGGCGTTCTGTTTACCGGCTTCGCCGTGTTGCAGGCCAATAGCCCCAAAGTCGAAAACCCGCCGGTAACCTCCGAGTTTCACGGGCCCGAAGAAGTGACCCGCATCCTGAAACGCTCGTGCTACGATTGCCATTCCAATGAATCCAACCTGCGTTGGTACGACAAAATCGCTCCCTTTTCCTATAAAGTCGCTGCCGATGTGGAGGAAGCCCGCAAGCGCTTCAACTTTTCGGAATGGGACAGCATTCCCAAAGGCGAGCAGGAAGGCAAGCTCTGGTATATTGTGAATATGATCGACGCGGGCCGGATGCCGCTGCCTGCATATGCCGCCGCGCATCCGTCGGCCCGTGTGACGCCCGCCGAACTCACGATCCTGAAAAACTACGTGACCAACCTCTCCCGCGCACATCAGCCCGCAAGCGACACCGCGCGGATCGCCGGAAAGCAAAAGCCAACAACGGTTCCGACATCTGTCAACGGTATCCGTTACATCGACGACTACAAAAACTGGAAGGTGATCAGCACCACGGGCCGGCCCGACAATGGCACTTCCCGCATTATTTACGGCAACGACATCGCCGTGAAAGCCCTCGAACAGGACCAGATCCGCCCCTGGCCCGACGGTGCGGTGATCGTCAAGGTCGTTTGGAACAGTCAGGCACCGGACAAGGACGGCAACATCATGCCCGGCAGTTTCAACAACATTCAATTGATGGTGCGCGACGCCAAAAAGTTCACCGATACCGAAGGCTGGGGCTTTGCCAAATTCAATGGCCCCGAGTTGAAACCTCAGGGCCAGAAGGCCTCATTCGCGACGACCTGCATTAACTGCCACCAGCTCGCCAGCGAAACCGGTTTCGTATTCGACATTCCCACGCGCCCGGTCGCCAGGTAACCGGGCCCCGAAGCAGCCGCCATAGCCCGTCAGTTCATTAAACAACCAGATATTCTCATGAAAAACCGCATTATCACACTTATTATCAGCACATTCACTTTCGCAGCCTGCCATGAGCCCCGCAAGCTGGCGCCCGCTCCCGAAACCATTTTCGACGACCACGGCATGCACGTCATCACATCATTCTACAACGAGCGGACGCGGATCATTTTGGTGCTATACGGCAACGACGACGCCCTCGCACACGCCGGCGGGGAACAGGCCGCCCACATGCCGGGCGAGGTTTTCAAGCTCGTCACCTGGGACCTCAAATCCAACCCGCTGTGGTTTGGGAGCGATATCAACGGCGGACTGAAAACCATCGAAACAGTTACCGTGCGGCCCGGTGCATCCGGCCCGGCGATTAACTACACCATCGAAAACCGCAGCCCCGCGACCGGCAAAAGTGCGCCTTCGGACAATGCGGAGCGGATAAGTTTTATATTTGCCCAGCGGGCATCCGTTTTCCCGTAAACTCAAACCATAATGGCACAAAAGACATTCAGGGTTTCGGCGGTGATCGTGTGGCTGAGCTCCCTGTCGCTCGGCGTGCTTACCACCGTCCCGAAAATCGCTGAAAAGGACCCCAATGCATTCGAGGCGGTTACGAGCGCGCTCATTACCACCTCGTTCACATTGTTTGTGTGGTATTTCAATATCTACTCGCTGCCAAAGTTCACGAAGGAGCATTCCGCTACGGGCTTTTCGTACCCGCTGCTGTTCAGGAGCATAGCCATTGGCCTGATACTCATGTTCCTGATGGTGGGCGCGCAGAAACTGCTTATTCCTACCTTGGATTTCGGGCCGGTGGTGCTGATGTTCGAAGTGCGCGGGATCATGATCAACCTGATCTTCTACATGCTGCTGCACCTGCTCTACCAAACCCACCGGAACCAGCAGGTGGTCCTTGAACTCGAACGCAGCAAGGCCGACAACCTGGGTGCGCAGTACGAGCTGCTGAAACAGCAGGTGAACCCACATTTCCTGTTCAACAGCCTGAGCACCCTCAAATCCATGGTGGAGCTGGAAGACAAAAACAGCGTGGACTTTATTCTAAAACTATCTGATTTTTACCGGTTTACATTAGAAAACCGAAAACTCGACCTGATCACGCTCGCGGAAGAAACCGAGATCCTCGACGCGTATATGTACCTGCTGAAAGCCCGGTTCGAGGAAGGGATCGAGCTCGAATACCGGATTCCCGCGGAGGTTTACCACACCTGGATTCCCCCGTTTACATTGCAGCTGCTCGTCGAGAATTGCATTAAGCACAATGTCGTTTCCCTCGATTACCCGCTCCACATTAAAGTGTATGCGCAGGACGGCCTGTTAACGGTCGAAAACCCGCTCCGGCTCAAAAAGAACCCCGAGCACTCCACCGAAGTTGGTTTGGACAATATCAACCGGCGCTATTACCACCTGCTGAAACAGCACGTCGAGGTTGAAAATGACCAGCAATATTTCCGCGTCAAACTACCGCTTATCCATGAAAATCGTAATCATTGAAGACGAGATCAAAACCGCACGCTCGCTGGCGCAGCTGATTACCACGCTCCGGCCCGATGCGGAGATCGCCGCCACGATCCAAAGTGTGGAAAGGGCCATTTCCTACCTCACCGAAATGCCGCAGCCCGACCTGATCTTCATGGACATTCAGCTATCCGACGGTTTGTGTTTCGAAATTTTCGAATCGGTGAAAGTGGTGCCGCCGGTGATATTCTGCACAGCGTACGACCATTACGCGATCGAGGCATTTAAAGCCAATGGCATCGATTACCTGCTCAAACCTTTTAAAAAAGAGCACATCGAGGGCGCGCTGTCCAGGCTCGATCAGTTGAAAAGCTATTTTTCAAGCGAAAAACCGCTCATTCCCGACCTGGAAATGCTGCTGAAACGGCTCGCCGGGCCCGAAGGCAAAAAGTCCTTTCTCGTTTTTAAACAAAATAAATACATCACCATTAAAACCGACACGATCGCATTCTTCTACATTCACAATGAAACCACCTGGCTGCGGACGTTCGAAAACCAAGATTACACCATTTCGCAGCCGCTGGAAGACGTGCAGGCGACGGTCGCCGCAGCGCAGTTCTACCGGCTGAACCGGCAATACCTGGTCAATTTCGATGCGGTGAAAGAAGTGGAGCATTACTTTTCGCGGAAGCTGTACATCAAGCTGAGCGTCCCCACACCCGAGAAACTGCTGATCGGAAAAGAGAAAGTGAGCCATTTCCTCGGCTGGCTTGAAAACCGGTGAACAGGCATAAAAAATCCATTGACCATAATAAGGACAATGGATTTTTGACTACATAACTCAATAGCAATAACCGCACTATTCGTACCTGTTATTGATTGCTAAATATATTGTGAAGATCGGGGCAGTGGAATTAAAATGAGATTAAAATTGCCGCCCTGCGCCTCAGATCGTGATCGTTTCTCCGATTTCCGGCAGATGAAGCGTGAGCCCGGCTTCGCGGAACGCCGCTATCGCCTGCGCCTTATCCACTTTAATGAACCCGAAAGTATCGTAATGCACGCCGAGCACCTGCGTCACTTCGAGTAATTTGGCCGCTTCAATGGCATCCTCTATGCCCATCGTGAGCACATCGCCGATCGGCAATACCGCGAAATCGAGCCGCGCCCATTTCGGAACGAGCGTCATATCGAGCGTCAATGCGGTGTCGCCGCTGTAATAGAAGTTCCCGTCGGCTGTTTTGAATGCAAAACCTTCGGCTACGCCTGCATAGCTGCCGTCCTGGAAGCTGCTCGAATGCACGGCTGCGGTGCCTTTGGCCGTGCCGAAATCGAACGTCCATTTTCCGCCCGGGTTGAGCGGGTGCACGTTTTTCAAGCCCTGCGCACCAAAATGCGTGTACAGCTCCCAGCTCCCTACCACCATCGCGTCATTATGTCCGGCGATTCTCACCACGTCGTGCGAGTGGTCGAAATGTCCGTGCGATACGAAAATATAGTCGACCCGGATGTCGTCGGGATTAATGCCGCTGGCAAGTTCGTTGCCCGAAATGAAGGGATCGAACAGGATGGTTTTGCCGCCCGCGACGACGGAAAAACAGGAATGGCCATAATAGGTAATTTTCATTGTTCAGTTTTTGGCGTAAGTATACATTCCTCACATGAGCGATCAAAATGATCCCGCGGATAAAACACCAGTAAACGTATAACGACTGCTTAATCGTCCATTTCTATCATTTCGGGCACATCACTGTAAACTCACTCTAACACAACGCCTTGTAGAAAAAATTTTTTCGCAAAGTTTGTTGGTATGTAAAAGTATTTCTACATTTGTGTGATTTTACAAACCAGTACAATTCATCTATTTTAATTCTTTCATTTCTATGAAAAACAGAAGTACCCTCGTCTATTCACTGCTCGTGATGTTGATGGCCGGGATTTCCGGTCGGGTTGTGGCGCAGGACACTCAAACCGATAACCATCAGGTGACGGTAGTGGTGCCCGTGGTAGCGCTGCTGGACCTTGAAACTTCGGACACCGAGAATCTGACCGCCACTTTTACCAAGCCCGCTAACGACGAGGCCGGTAACAAAATCGTGGCCCCGACTGCCATTAGCACTACATGGCTCAATTACACAACGATCCAGGCCGGCACTACCACCAAGAAAGTGAATGTGAAAGCCAGTGGCGTAGTCGATGGCGTGGACATCCAGCTGGTAGCAGCCACCGCTTCCGCAACAGGCGCAGGCACCAAAGGCACCCCTGCGGGCACAATTACCCTGTCGACGACCGACCAAACGCTCATTTCGGGCATTGGAAGCGCCTACACGGCCTCAGGAGCGAGCAGCGGCCACCAGCTCACCTACTCGTTCGTAGCAGACGATGCTAATTACGCCAGCCTGCGTTCGGACGAGACAACGATCACCGTGACTTACACGCTGGCCGACAACTAAGCAACAATCCGATCAGCAGTAACAAACCAGACTCCACGCAACGCTCCGGCCGCCAGCGGTAGCCGCCCGGCCGGCAGCTTGCCCAGCTTGTTCCGAATGATGAAATGGATTGCCCTACTCAGCATGCTCCTGCTGACCGGAAACCTCCGGGCCGCAATAGCGATCCTGAACGGACTGACGCACCAACACAGCATTCCCACCGCCGCTACCAAGGTCCAGGGGATCATTAAGGTCAAAAATGAAGGTGGAAAAGAGGCTCGTATACTGGTATACCGTCAGGACCTCCTTTCGCAATGCGACCAGCAGGCGGCCTACCCCGAGGTGGGCAGCCACAACCGCTCTCTTGGGACGGCCCTGAAAACGAATATCGACGAACGGGTGATCGCCGCCAATGAGGAATACGACCTGCGCTACACGGTCGACGCCGATCCGAACCGCGCTGCCGGCACCTACTGGGAGGTGATCATGGTGGAAGTAGCCGACCCCGTGCGCGAAGAAGCGCACAAGGGCATTCAGGTGAGTTCCAAAGTACGTTACGCTATCCAGGTGATCGTGGACATCGGACCGGTGGAAGGGCCGGCGCTGTCCTATGAAAAGGTCGCCTATGAGAAAGTCTCCGCCGACCAGTCGGTTTTGAAAGTGGTGCTTAAAAACAACGGCACGTTCGCCGCACGCACGAATGTGATCCTTGAAATTTACGACGGCAAAGGCAACAAGCTGAAAACAACACAGCCCAACACGCGGATGATGTATCCCGGCCAATGCAACACTTTTGAAATCCCCGTGGCCGACGTGCCCAAAGGAAAATACGACTGCGTGATTATTGCCGACACGAAAAAAGATCTGTTCGGCTCGAACATTTCTTTACAGATTGAATAATCCTCCTCTTCCATTGTACCGGCTACTAGCCATATTGTTGCTCATCAGCGGCCTGGACGCTCACGCACAAGCACCCATGACCGTAAGCCTCACCAATGCACCGGGCACGATCGTTCCCGGCGGGCATGTCACACTGTTTTTTGAAGTTAAATCCTCCTCTTCATTGCCGGATTCGCTGCGGGAAGATATTGAGTTGCCCAACCAATGGCGGCTGCTTTCCCAGCGACGACCTGTGCGATCCGCGGCCGATCAGGCGGTACGCTACTTTTACGTGCTGGCCACACCTGCGGAATGCGCGCCGGGCGAATACCAGGTGGCCTTCCGGGTGCGGGCGGGCGCACAGCAGGTGGCGGCAAAAGCTCAGGTTACAATCCGCCAGATCCGCAGCCTCGGGCTGTTTTTAGTGGAAAAACCCGAATACATCCGCGAAGGCGACACCCTGCGCCTCACCTATCTCATCCGCAACACCGGCAACCATACCGAACATTTCTTCCTGAAAACCGAACAGGGCAAAGTCGAGAATGCCGCTGACAGCCTCACCCTGGAACCCGGCGCAGGCACCAATGTAACCGTGGCGCAGGTGATCCCCGCAACGGGTAACAATGCCTGGCAGGCATCGTCCAACCTTACACTGGTCATGACCGGCGACGCCGAACCCGTTTATTCGGTGACCAGCATTCCCGTTTTTTCTTCCAAATCCACCAAAATCGATCGCTATTTCCGCTTCCCGGTGGAAGTGGGCGGTGCGCATCTGTCTTATCGATATGGCGGTAAACACGTCTCCGCTTACCAGTACCAGGCCACCGGCCGGGGGTTTGTGGACCAGAAAGACCGGCATTATATCGACTTCACGCTCCGCGGTCCTAACCAGTTTGTATTTCCGGCCGTAGGCACTTACGACCAATATTCCCTGAATTATTCCTATCGCAAACGGCTTCATATTTCGGCGGGCGACTATGTATTGCAGCTCAACAACCTCATGGAATTTGGGCGCTTCGGGCGCGGGCTGCGTATCGAGCAGCAACTCTCCAAAGTGGCGTACACCGCCTTTTACCAGCGTGCGCGCTTCTTTATGAACCAGCGGGATGCGTTTGGGGGCAAGTTTTTGATTAAAATCAAAGAGACTTCCGACGTCGGCCTGCATTATGCTTCCAAAAATGTGGTATTTCAAAACCGCCGATTCTGGTCGCACATGGCGGGGCTTGCCGGGCACATTCACTCGAAGGAATTGAATGTTGAAACCGAGCTCAGTGCGGGCCAGGCTGTCGGCAAGACCGATTATGGCGCGTTTCTGCGTCTTCAAGTCACTAAAAAATGGCTTAGCCTTACCAGCAACGTCATTTATGCGGGGAAACACTTTTATGGCTTTTACAACAACAGCCGCTTGTTCAACAACAACATTGGTTTCAACATTACCCGCAAAATCACGATCGGGATAGGCAACAATTTTTCCGACGTCAACCCGAGCCTGGACGCCAACCTATACAGCGTGTCGCCGAAGGACCGCAGCTACACGGCCTACGCCTCGTACCAGCCCGACCAGCGCAACCGGTTCTTCCTTTTTTACGCCACCGTAGAGCGGAAAGACAGGCAGACACCCGCGGAATTCCATTACTCCGAGAATTTCAGCAATTTCTCCTACAATCTCACTTCCAAGAAGTTTACCGTCTTCTATCAGGGCCGTTACGGTTATTCCAAAAATCACCTGGCCGTGGACAACAATGGCCTGAACGAGTCGATTTCGAACCTGGTCCAGCCGGCCGTGCGCCTTTTTCCCTGGGCGTGGCTGGGCGGCTATTTCGAACACCAGCA includes:
- a CDS encoding LysR family transcriptional regulator — translated: MQLNLEWLRTFKAIYETGTLSAAAQELFISQPGVSLHLNSLEAYTGHKLFDRSPRKMVPTEKGKVLYNFVLDPLHKLEAVEQHFHKSSKSERATISVGMCFETFQYTLEEHISTLPFNLIIKFGEYPQMQQDLDNGLLDLIVTPHQGQQQNLQYKAFSKERIVLIAGSRTDTGALQDLLHQPRKTEAANWLKQQTWYSTAADMEHLKNFWLKNFDQHPDFRPNYIVPNICSIIRCLSDGEGFSIVPHFLCVEAIEAGQIVLVWEGTTPMENTLYFGTRKKTIYQQEIAQLQELFISKWKAPAVLSVA
- a CDS encoding heme-binding domain-containing protein; amino-acid sequence: MDTPKRNRFRSAATILAGVLFTGFAVLQANSPKVENPPVTSEFHGPEEVTRILKRSCYDCHSNESNLRWYDKIAPFSYKVAADVEEARKRFNFSEWDSIPKGEQEGKLWYIVNMIDAGRMPLPAYAAAHPSARVTPAELTILKNYVTNLSRAHQPASDTARIAGKQKPTTVPTSVNGIRYIDDYKNWKVISTTGRPDNGTSRIIYGNDIAVKALEQDQIRPWPDGAVIVKVVWNSQAPDKDGNIMPGSFNNIQLMVRDAKKFTDTEGWGFAKFNGPELKPQGQKASFATTCINCHQLASETGFVFDIPTRPVAR
- a CDS encoding sensor histidine kinase; the encoded protein is MAQKTFRVSAVIVWLSSLSLGVLTTVPKIAEKDPNAFEAVTSALITTSFTLFVWYFNIYSLPKFTKEHSATGFSYPLLFRSIAIGLILMFLMVGAQKLLIPTLDFGPVVLMFEVRGIMINLIFYMLLHLLYQTHRNQQVVLELERSKADNLGAQYELLKQQVNPHFLFNSLSTLKSMVELEDKNSVDFILKLSDFYRFTLENRKLDLITLAEETEILDAYMYLLKARFEEGIELEYRIPAEVYHTWIPPFTLQLLVENCIKHNVVSLDYPLHIKVYAQDGLLTVENPLRLKKNPEHSTEVGLDNINRRYYHLLKQHVEVENDQQYFRVKLPLIHENRNH
- a CDS encoding LytR/AlgR family response regulator transcription factor, with the translated sequence MKIVIIEDEIKTARSLAQLITTLRPDAEIAATIQSVERAISYLTEMPQPDLIFMDIQLSDGLCFEIFESVKVVPPVIFCTAYDHYAIEAFKANGIDYLLKPFKKEHIEGALSRLDQLKSYFSSEKPLIPDLEMLLKRLAGPEGKKSFLVFKQNKYITIKTDTIAFFYIHNETTWLRTFENQDYTISQPLEDVQATVAAAQFYRLNRQYLVNFDAVKEVEHYFSRKLYIKLSVPTPEKLLIGKEKVSHFLGWLENR
- a CDS encoding metal-dependent hydrolase produces the protein MKITYYGHSCFSVVAGGKTILFDPFISGNELASGINPDDIRVDYIFVSHGHFDHSHDVVRIAGHNDAMVVGSWELYTHFGAQGLKNVHPLNPGGKWTFDFGTAKGTAAVHSSSFQDGSYAGVAEGFAFKTADGNFYYSGDTALTLDMTLVPKWARLDFAVLPIGDVLTMGIEDAIEAAKLLEVTQVLGVHYDTFGFIKVDKAQAIAAFREAGLTLHLPEIGETITI
- a CDS encoding COG1470 family protein gives rise to the protein MYRLLAILLLISGLDAHAQAPMTVSLTNAPGTIVPGGHVTLFFEVKSSSSLPDSLREDIELPNQWRLLSQRRPVRSAADQAVRYFYVLATPAECAPGEYQVAFRVRAGAQQVAAKAQVTIRQIRSLGLFLVEKPEYIREGDTLRLTYLIRNTGNHTEHFFLKTEQGKVENAADSLTLEPGAGTNVTVAQVIPATGNNAWQASSNLTLVMTGDAEPVYSVTSIPVFSSKSTKIDRYFRFPVEVGGAHLSYRYGGKHVSAYQYQATGRGFVDQKDRHYIDFTLRGPNQFVFPAVGTYDQYSLNYSYRKRLHISAGDYVLQLNNLMEFGRFGRGLRIEQQLSKVAYTAFYQRARFFMNQRDAFGGKFLIKIKETSDVGLHYASKNVVFQNRRFWSHMAGLAGHIHSKELNVETELSAGQAVGKTDYGAFLRLQVTKKWLSLTSNVIYAGKHFYGFYNNSRLFNNNIGFNITRKITIGIGNNFSDVNPSLDANLYSVSPKDRSYTAYASYQPDQRNRFFLFYATVERKDRQTPAEFHYSENFSNFSYNLTSKKFTVFYQGRYGYSKNHLAVDNNGLNESISNLVQPAVRLFPWAWLGGYFEHQHTSKFSSSGVVENLFFYGGNARINVKRNLYANVLYRNNYAPDELYMRRSFVDASVVLDLQRHMFSLSGGRSHIPNLTSTDQNTLFFNLRYTLRLNVPLGKKKNIGTVRGRLTGAGYRKQGNLIQLGSHKFMTDSTGLFSFEGVAPDRYYLSITQPGADNEGVVPAIKMPMLLDVRPDSLQTIEIPLTRTGNVTGRIEFSKGKQNGVASALAEKPVVLIKLTGDGGSHLTELNGKGEFSFREMQPGKWAISVFIPGGEDRFVVEDSQRELMLETDKTLDLLFTIRPNEKRIHFSGKSFEVSVKK